A genomic window from Parvularcula sp. LCG005 includes:
- the glmU gene encoding bifunctional UDP-N-acetylglucosamine diphosphorylase/glucosamine-1-phosphate N-acetyltransferase GlmU, which produces MTQIASVILAAGHGTRMRSALPKVLHEVGRRPMLHHVMASAAQLGARRQVVVIGSQAPQVGEAARHFDGDAHVAVQDPPQGTADAVTAAMPSLEGFDGVVLVLYADTPLVTEQTLRAMIGAITAGATLAVLGFEPDEPGAYGRLIKNVDGGLDRIVEAKEASAAELAVRLCNSGVMAVSSDALRRYLPQIDNRNAKGEYYLTDLAGLVTSNGGRADIVTGSADEVYGVNDRVELAVAENIFQTRVRGDAMREGVTLLDPSTVYFAADTKIGADTVVAQNVVFGPGVVIDANVRIEAFSHLEDCHVASGATIGPYARLRPGSDVGKGARVGNFVEMKKATLGAGAKVNHLSYIGDATVGAGANIGAGTITCNYDGYGKYKTTIGENAFIGSNSALVAPVKIGRGAIVGSGSVVTEDVADDALALGRGRQVEKPGWAQSFRQRHQTKDE; this is translated from the coding sequence ATGACCCAAATTGCCAGTGTCATTCTTGCCGCCGGTCATGGCACGCGGATGCGGTCCGCGCTGCCAAAAGTCCTGCACGAGGTGGGCCGGCGCCCGATGCTGCACCACGTGATGGCGTCGGCGGCGCAACTCGGCGCGCGCCGGCAGGTCGTGGTGATCGGCAGTCAGGCCCCGCAGGTGGGCGAAGCGGCAAGACACTTTGACGGCGATGCTCATGTGGCGGTGCAGGATCCTCCTCAGGGCACGGCCGATGCAGTGACAGCGGCCATGCCGTCGCTTGAGGGTTTCGACGGCGTCGTCCTCGTCCTTTATGCCGACACGCCCTTGGTGACGGAGCAAACTCTGCGCGCCATGATAGGTGCCATCACCGCCGGGGCGACTCTGGCGGTTCTCGGGTTCGAGCCCGATGAGCCTGGCGCCTATGGGCGTCTCATCAAGAACGTTGATGGTGGCCTTGACCGGATTGTTGAAGCAAAAGAAGCGAGCGCCGCCGAGCTGGCCGTCCGCCTATGCAATTCTGGCGTGATGGCGGTCAGCAGTGACGCGCTGCGCCGCTACCTGCCGCAAATCGACAATCGCAATGCCAAGGGTGAGTACTATCTGACAGACCTTGCCGGCCTTGTGACCAGCAATGGGGGGCGTGCGGATATTGTTACCGGCTCCGCCGATGAAGTATACGGCGTCAATGATCGCGTTGAACTGGCTGTGGCTGAAAATATCTTTCAGACGCGCGTCCGCGGTGATGCCATGCGGGAGGGGGTGACCCTTCTTGATCCGTCAACGGTTTATTTTGCTGCTGATACCAAAATTGGTGCCGACACGGTCGTGGCGCAGAACGTCGTTTTCGGTCCCGGTGTGGTTATTGACGCCAATGTGCGTATTGAAGCCTTCAGCCATCTGGAAGATTGCCATGTGGCCAGTGGCGCCACCATTGGCCCCTATGCGCGCCTGCGTCCGGGTAGTGATGTCGGGAAGGGCGCGCGTGTCGGCAATTTCGTTGAAATGAAGAAGGCTACTCTGGGGGCCGGCGCCAAGGTCAATCACCTTAGCTATATTGGCGATGCCACGGTCGGCGCCGGCGCGAATATCGGTGCCGGGACGATCACGTGCAACTATGACGGCTACGGAAAATACAAGACAACGATTGGTGAGAATGCCTTTATAGGCTCGAACTCCGCTCTTGTCGCGCCAGTCAAGATTGGCCGCGGTGCGATTGTCGGATCAGGCTCTGTTGTAACAGAGGATGTGGCCGATGACGCTCTCGCACTCGGCCGGGGGCGGCAGGTTGAGAAGCCGGGATGGGCCCAATCTTTCCGCCAACGCCATCAGACTAAAGACGAATAG
- a CDS encoding HAD-IA family hydrolase, whose protein sequence is MSALKDVVTILDLDGTLVDSAPDLCATLNIVLESQGLEPVPLDGVRALVGEGAVAMMKKGFALQGRSFPDGDEGNALRQQFFDYYETHSTDHSTVFEGVFDALEGLQAEGAALAICTNKIERLSHPLLEKLGLTPYFDEIICRDTLPEHKPSGLPLRIIRERTEKMKGVMVGDTMTDLNAARAAGMPCAWATFGYGSLPDDLGPEELCFDHYGELVAMVKTLSGLSV, encoded by the coding sequence ATGTCAGCGCTAAAGGACGTGGTGACCATTCTCGACCTCGACGGGACGCTCGTCGACAGCGCACCTGATCTCTGCGCCACGCTAAATATTGTTCTGGAAAGTCAGGGTCTGGAACCAGTGCCCCTCGACGGGGTGCGGGCGCTTGTTGGCGAAGGCGCAGTCGCGATGATGAAAAAGGGGTTCGCGCTACAGGGCCGGTCTTTTCCCGACGGCGACGAAGGCAACGCCCTGCGCCAGCAATTTTTTGATTACTACGAAACACACAGTACGGATCATTCCACCGTCTTCGAGGGTGTCTTCGATGCCCTGGAGGGGTTGCAAGCCGAAGGGGCCGCCCTCGCTATCTGCACCAACAAGATTGAGCGGCTGTCCCACCCCCTGTTGGAGAAGCTCGGCCTGACACCCTATTTTGACGAAATTATCTGTCGCGACACGCTTCCAGAACACAAGCCATCCGGCCTGCCTCTACGCATCATTCGTGAGCGGACAGAAAAGATGAAGGGAGTGATGGTTGGCGACACGATGACGGATCTGAATGCCGCTCGCGCCGCAGGCATGCCATGTGCCTGGGCTACGTTTGGCTATGGCAGCCTGCCCGACGATCTGGGGCCGGAAGAATTGTGTTTTGACCATTACGGTGAGCTGGTCGCGATGGTCAAAACACTCAGTGGGCTGTCAGTCTAG